The Maniola jurtina chromosome 13, ilManJurt1.1, whole genome shotgun sequence genomic interval gttttaggtttaggactcaaaatttatttattaaattgatttcttaaatgtatacaagtgtagaaaataGTAGtagagactgggaaaaggttgtgaatagaactgttaaattaataagggaagattatgaaagagatgtgaaaatagataatattatagaaaacgaacatataattattaatgtatgtgatgatagcagtgacgacagtgaaaatagtagtatggacgaatctgattaattatggccttttgtggcaccttttttggtatcttttgtattcatatgtttcttgtgtgcatataaagtatgtatattcattttcgttcaaatattcagttcgttcaaataaattaaataaacatatacatttttgttttattaaacctatttaatcaggtacaaaaacaaaacttaattgttttttgttcgagaataaattgacattccacatcactattgtaatgtgtcaaaccggccatcatagcgtgccgctagtataggtataaataccaacgtcaaagtaataaataaataccaatgTCAAAGATCAATTCTTATTTTAAAGAGTTTTAATAGGATTAAACTATCCTTTCATAACCTATTGTAATAGTATATGTAATATgctatgataataattgaagtgtaaaaaatcatttcaaatttcataatCCTTATACACATATCAACttaaagttcaaattcaaattcaaaataatttttattcaattagacttttacaagtcaaATGAAACTTAATATTGTCCCAAGATATCAAAGGAATAAAATCTTCACTTGTCAAACTTTATGTGTATTCTCTCATCTTAATAAAGCATAATTACTTATCCATTTTCTCTCAAAAAGGGAATTGTATAAATGCACTCAATCTATTATGATTTACAAGTTATTTCAGTCAAATGAAACATAAAGGTTCATGTTTCATACACATTCAACTATCAAGTAAGATTACTTCCTCtataatgtttaaaataaattcaaaaggaTTTTCTCCTTAAGAATCTAACCTCACTCTTTACTAATTATCTAGGTACTCAACTATGTACTAGAATGATACAAGGATTCCTTTACTCAAGCTAAACAAGAACCTAGGTGTGAGTTTTGTTAAGTCAAGTTTCATTCCTTTCAAATATTAAATCTCAATACAGTAATTTAAAGATCCTTTTAATAAGGTGAATATGCAGaatctaataattttttagcTCAATAAGCCTATCACAAACCATAAGAAACCACATTTCTCTCCCATACCTACAATATCAAATTGTATTTCAAACTTAAATaatcttttttataaaatgatagATTCTATCTGACTAGCTAAGTAagtagtacatacctacttattgatttGATAAAAAGAGTATTTGCACCTCTAATTAACTTTTTCTCGATAAATAACAAGACATTTAAGGTTTTTATAGTTAATACACGGCCTGTGCTTCTATCGTACTTACCACCTGCTTACTGTCATCAAAGTTAAATGATAATGATTGAACTTCTTTTGCAATTAATCACTTTGGGTAATTCGATTTCCAACTGAAAAGTAATTATGTActttataatatcaagtaattTAGATAAACTTCGATCTATTCTCAAACACTTCTTATACATACATAGCTAGACGCCATTAACACTTTACTCATCTTTCCCCGTTACTTATCTAGTAAATACGCACTTACTttgttgaaaattattatttccatccattaattgaataaatctgatatatatatatatattcaatAATTCGTTTCACATAAATtgtactttaaatttttattgttcaaGAAGTAGGTATACCGGAGGTAAGACACTAAGACACTTCTCTTTTACGCcattttgtataatttgttaTGTCACTATGTGCTGTGTTGTGTCATGTTGGTATCACCTGTTTGCTTGTTCTATGGTCTATCTACAACAAATTAAAGCGGGAAATTCAAACTTTCAACTAACAGCGTGCCCGTCGCGTCTCTGAaaccaatgttgccaacttaccTGGACTAATTtctttctccttttttgaattttaagttgGCTCTGCTCCCACACGACTTTCGTTGGCGCTCAGAATGACCTATACTGCCACCTATTAGTTGGAAGGTCAAGTTCTTACATTTTAAcaccaatataatatttataccgAATTGTACTTGTAATAAACAATCATAATCATCGCTCAACAGCGACATTACTGCAcacttaaattttcatttcacttACTAAATGAAAGAGTAGAAAGGACTTGATATACTATTAACTACTTTACTATCGCTTAGGCTGAGTGTGACTCCATACACTGAAAACTCTGGTTTCTCAGCCAGATCCCAGCACTTCTCCACCATGTCGGGAACCCCCCTAACTTCCACTTCATCTGCTTCgccttttatttctctttatatGAACCATACTATTCGTCAGAAGTGAGAGGGGTTACCGAATTCGTACATATTATAGGAGTCACGCTCACCTTTATCTGTTTCTTTGTAGGTCGGTCGTTCACTGTCGACCCCCGTACGTCCTTTCTATTCCTTGCATCGTTCAGACTGTTCCAGCTCGTCTCTCAGTGACCTGTAGGGTTACACAAACTATGATTTCACCGTAGGTGAAATCTCTAAGACCTAGACCATGGGGCAATTCTCTATCTTGGTATCTATAGGTTAGGAATGTGTGCATCTCTCTCTCACCCAGCGATTGGGACCCTCCAATATATATTCTATTCACTGGTTTAAAGGTTACTTCGGCTGGCCATGGTTCCTCGGAACCACAGCTGGTGACAGAATGCCCGGCTGACCTCGCGCTACTGAGCGAGTCTAACGCCCTCTCTGTCTACCTTGGCTGTACCGTCCTTCTCATAGCGCGTGCTGTatactctaggcttccgggtcctgggtgcaTGGAGTGCCCGATTGCCCCCTCGCTACCTCGCCTAGCCTGTCGTCTTTGCCGatactctaggcttccgggtcctgggtgcaTGGAGTGCCTGATTGCCCTCTCGCTACCTCGCCTAGCCTGTCGTCTTTGCCGatactctaggcttccgggtcctgggtgcaTGGAGTGCCTGATTGCCCTCTCGCTACCTCGCCTAGCCTGACGTCTTCGCCGatactctaggcttccgggtcctgggtgcaTGGAGTGCCTGATTGCCCTCTCGCTACCTCGCCTAGCCTGTCGTCTTTGCCGATCGACGGTTTGACCTCTTTCATAATTTACTTTAACTCAGTCCCAATGGCCTGTGAAGAGAGGTACACACATCTGTCCACTAACAAACTAACAATGGGTGCGCAACCATTACACGTGGGACTTTTATATCTACAGGTTAACCGGGAATATCTAACACATAGAAAATGGTCTAAATATGAAATAGCCTAGGTACTTAGCTTTGACTTCACCATCCACACGAACACTGGAACGGGTTTAATCCACGTGCTCGGTGCCTCGCCATTTCGAGCCGCAGCAACCATTTTGAGTAACTAGATGAAAATGAATGTACTTTTACAACTGTATCCTTCCGGTATACCATAGACAAATTAACTACTCTGCCATAGACGAATGTTGCCATAATACTTACCTTTATTCTGATTACTTCGCGAATGGGTAACTTCGCGACAGTATGTtaggataaataataaattaaataataccaaTTAGAGtgcgaatatttttttagaaattgtaaaaatatatcgatatatcaacatttttttgtgaaaattttaatatcgatatcgatattttttggCACTTCCGACATCCCCAAAACATTTTTTCACAGAGTTCGCAGACTATACATCCAACATGACATAATATCTTAGTATAAATTGCAATTATCATTTCGTTACGATAGTTACCGGTTTATGTCGAATAAACCGTTATGGAATAAACGTAGTTACGGCAACACTGCACTCACATACACATTAGTACACACAAATTAGCATTTAGCGGtagtttcaaaaaaataatacgtaatattttaaataaaactttttattttattaattttagtgattgtacAACGcctctttgttttatttaagtttatttaatattatcgtAGGGTACTTTGCGTACATAGCTGCATATTCAGTAGGCATGTTTAGCCTACTATTTACTTTGAGGAATTCTTTACAAGCTTACATGGCAAGAAAATCAATACTTTTAGTCTAGCGCAGTAGGGAGGGACCTAATACTGCCAATTTTAAGTGTCTAATAAAGACCTAACTATTTCGCTTAGGGACAGTTCTATTACATAAATTTTTTTCTTGTGATACAATATTAGAAACGCATAACAATGGCGTTAAAAGCTTACGAGGACGCTTGCATGAGAGCCGAATTGTTTGGGCAACCTAAGCCGGATAGAGAGGATTTCCTGTCAAAACATAAACACTTGGATATTGTGGAATTTGAGGAAGTGGATATTAGGACCACAGAGGTATTTTTAATGTGATAGCTTGTGTGATAGTTgctaaatttttaaaatgaaaagaaaacccCGAGAAAAACctggggatttaaaaaaaatcgaaggaaaataatgttattttagtttCGTTGTATTTATTGTgatgttattttttatgtaattttcaGCATACTGCAATGTTGAACGACGACCTAAAGGAAACTAGTGGAGCGTTATCGGAATTAAATACAATACTGACTTCCACACAAACAAAGCTTAACCGTATCAAGGTAAGGTTACGAATAAAATAGGGTAgaaaaaataattctaaattGAATCCAATATTTTGTTGATCGTAAATCCAAAGTTTAAGTTAAAAACCTTGTACCTACTCAAAAACAATACGATAAGTAGTAAGGTCCAAAAGTTCTTTATCCAGAATTAAGGATTAAAAGGTCTAGAATCCAAAGCGGCCTGTTTAtaaaaaattgtgttaaaataaagtgtttggtttttcgcaatttgtacaCTAATACAAAGTTTCACACaggtttatataattttttttatataaacctgtgagaatgatactgccattggcgcaattaaaatgccataagccgacgttgttgtattagtttacaaattgcgaaataccaaataaaatttgaattgcccgggcagacccgtctcatgatTCTCATTGATCTTatttattggcgtcactcagaaaagcaggtattatttaaatatttttatcgaattattggaatgtcctctcaaaccaacacaaaaaacatcaggttcaatgtgtagaggttatccgagagttttaatctaaaaaaaaactaatgccaaaataaataatttaattagagcgtgattgctatcacaacatctaattatccagttcacaatacaaaaaccgaaaatatgcgatatcgccccgaatctcggaaggagactaaactaaaaccttcgaaacacccgtatttatgcaagttcaatcttgttgacctcctagcaacagattgtatgacatcgaatgagccaaatatcgattttatcaaactacctgcattaggtaaattaataattttatattatttttgacaactcaaatcaatattttaaaaataaccttacatattGAAGCATCATTTTTCATTATTCATTCTGTATCTTTATGGAACCGCATTAAATGCGAATTTTGCAACTGAATcatctcaaaaatatttttcaaatctttcaaaaaaaaaaaaaaaaactaaactagcgcttggctgccaCCAGACCTACCgtctgatattataataattagtctCTTGTATTGTATGATCACTCAGGTAGTTAAGTGAtcatgcagcctaagatagagcacGACTGGATAAAAGATGTCTATTTCTATTATTTCGCTGATCTcgttctaaatattattttcagggCGTCTGCGGTACCGTTACGAACTTCTTTCGCATAAAATTAGCAGCAAAGGACAATTTGTCGTACTCCAGTGAACCCAGCTACATCGGACAAACGAATTACGACAAAGACTATGTACCACCAAAAAACAACGACGTAGGTTTTATAAACACGGGTCTTGGACCTGAGGACAATGAAATGACGGCGCACGCGggaaaaattaaacaaaatggcggcgaCATCAACGCTGCTTTAGCGGACTTAGAAAAAATGGAGGTAGTAGAAAATAGTTCTTTATTAGGAAAAGCGGCTGTGATTGACCATAGGAAGCAAGTTACATCTCAGATGAGTAAGTTGGATCATATGATTCTCCAAGCAGATAGGGCGGAAGCGTCTTTAAGCAGTCAGAATAAACAAATGCGAACTTTCCTACGATAATAGGTAACAGATCCGAATCTGGGAAGGCAGTTATGAGAACCTACAAAGTAAAGGCTTAAAAGCACGGACTAGGAATAGCTAGATGCCACATGATCATTAAATAGTATGAAAACCAACCGCACCTATGATCAATCATATtatgttggcaacaactcgttctcacgttcggtgttgcttggtgttggtggttatgctgtggtcgtgacgtcagagccccctccatcgagacgaaaaaagatggcgctagggcgaggacgtggcgtggaacgacaagcttcagttgctgtttgcgctccaaccgattcacattgcattatacgggttgattttactatctgagactttaattgtttacatcagaagtgtgtagtaacttacgctttgaggaaaaatcggtcgaaacgcaagcgtatttttccacctagaggtcttcaagtgccaggacaccgtcggccgtgatggaaacgtaataaggtatctcgtaaagatactgaaactgtgagtactttgaataattattaaagattaagtgaatatggtttaaattactaaatcgtattctcaaacttttgtatagtcaggtgagataattcgttactaaactaagttgaaggtatcagctaaaagtctggcacgatttaatattgcgtacagtctataagtggtcctcgtgggaatagtgataggtaaacgaaattgtcttttagttccaaattcaaaggaatatgttttaaaatggttaatttttagtttgttcgaattttattttggaactaaatgttaaattcacgtttgtctcaactttttttcgaacaaaatattatttaaattatagtgggtcaattattatagtagaatcagtaatatacgtccttagaagataataatttaaaaacgtgtgactattgagcttgttatttacatagaagtttttataataaaaatattaaacatgtgggtagtatacgtgacgaacaagttaaaatgttatagtggtagtggtaaaagtaatcgaagaatgtcttaggttagtcaaacttcacaagtgaaatgttagctcagatataaatcatgataaccaatcccgaactcgtatactgaaatgaaatgaaatttatttatttgctgaatatcagttgttgagttcaaaattataactaagcagcgaccttcatattctacttcataagcatgcaaatatttaatactcatcaggaagaatccgtacaaataatcctgatgagaccaaaaagtgaattaatttctatggtaacatgtctcttaattaaatgtcaatattaatattataataataagttattatattaattgtaagtaaatgttacataatatatggggttaaaaagtgtatatttttgatacatgtcacgaggcgtttagagataccggaagtagttgtccgcgcatatcaaaatcgtcagtaaagggatttcagtttaaaaacatttatttatcaataaagagcataacagtccttttaaatatcaggaattacagctatttacatttacaatggtaggtacttacgcacatgatatcaagtatccattttagtacttcatattatctacattgaataattgtgtgggtaagtaataacatccatacgtttacaatactagtttttagggaagttttcgtaattgttcttcttttaaagcataattgggagtgtatatatcctgttattattttcctgataggaatacaagtttgaagcgcgtacgagtgacttatatttagaatttcgtatctttatagaggtaattctttattctttctttatttgcattcatgtcttacatcataaataaaaaaatatcataatattacaacatgaaaccccgttggggcgttgcaaagtaaaacatatgtaaataatcaaaggcaatattacaattcttatgaaatatgaaatatgaatagcaaaaattatgaattaattatatggtcattaaataaaaataaaataaaaaggtcacatataaataaagactatgggagttttcaaattatgtcctattataattaatcagacttttaaaaaaa includes:
- the LOC123870961 gene encoding uncharacterized protein LOC123870961; this translates as MALKAYEDACMRAELFGQPKPDREDFLSKHKHLDIVEFEEVDIRTTEHTAMLNDDLKETSGALSELNTILTSTQTKLNRIKGVCGTVTNFFRIKLAAKDNLSYSSEPSYIGQTNYDKDYVPPKNNDVGFINTGLGPEDNEMTAHAGKIKQNGGDINAALADLEKMEVVENSSLLGKAAVIDHRKQVTSQMSKLDHMILQADRAEASLSSQNKQMRTFLR